From a single Planctellipticum variicoloris genomic region:
- a CDS encoding ABC transporter ATP-binding protein → MIHVERVSKVHRRGELEVCALREISCHIPAGAFTFILGPSGSGKSTLLYLIGALDQPSSGEIRVGGISLQNMTRADRDAYRRKDVGFVFQNFNLLANLTAVENVLIPFLPSGVSAGQKRAAADLLDRLGLGARLDHRPAQLSGGEQQRVAIARALLKRPKLVLADEPTGELDSVNSLAILQDLRDLCQEHGSTVVIVTHEQEYVQGNDLVVRIRDGRVAEPVPA, encoded by the coding sequence ATGATCCATGTCGAACGCGTTTCCAAGGTCCATCGCCGTGGTGAACTGGAAGTCTGCGCCCTCCGCGAGATCTCCTGCCACATTCCGGCAGGGGCCTTCACGTTCATTCTCGGCCCCTCGGGCAGCGGCAAGAGCACGCTCCTGTATCTGATCGGGGCGCTCGACCAGCCCTCGTCCGGCGAGATTCGCGTCGGCGGCATCTCCCTGCAGAACATGACGAGAGCCGATCGGGATGCCTATCGTCGCAAAGACGTCGGGTTCGTCTTTCAGAACTTCAACCTGCTCGCCAACCTGACCGCCGTCGAGAACGTGCTGATTCCGTTCCTGCCGTCCGGCGTCTCCGCCGGTCAGAAACGGGCCGCAGCGGATCTTCTGGATCGTCTCGGACTGGGGGCCCGCCTCGACCACCGCCCCGCCCAGCTCTCGGGGGGCGAGCAGCAGCGGGTGGCCATCGCCCGCGCCCTGCTGAAACGGCCCAAACTCGTCCTCGCCGACGAACCGACCGGCGAGCTCGACAGCGTCAACAGCCTGGCCATTCTCCAGGATCTGCGAGACCTCTGCCAGGAACATGGTTCGACCGTCGTCATCGTCACGCACGAGCAGGAGTACGTTCAGGGAAACGATCTCGTGGTCCGCATCCGCGACGGCCGGGTCGCCGAACCCGTCCCCGCATAG
- the xerD gene encoding site-specific tyrosine recombinase XerD produces the protein MPPRKRPPGPAAVAVSRPVDTSVHLPGFTHYLQAECGLSDNTVLAYGTDLRQFSEWFVEHGPPVLQQTSIGTLTSWLESLRDKGLAATSMARKLVAVKMFFRYLMLEGVIQESVADLVNSPKLWQHLPKVLSPDMVNRLIAAPGRDDRWHLRDRALLCLLYATGCRASEICGLTIGDIHLDEGYCRCLGKGNKERIVSLNPVAVVAIQAYLEHERPKLAVAVNDGSLLLSSRGRTLSRIEVWKLVKRYAGRIGASREVSPHTLRHSFATHMLAGGAEIRALQELLGHASIRTTQIYTHVEHSRLKTIHENCHPRG, from the coding sequence ATGCCACCCCGCAAACGTCCCCCCGGCCCCGCGGCAGTTGCCGTCAGTCGGCCGGTCGACACCTCTGTCCACCTGCCCGGCTTCACACACTACCTGCAGGCCGAGTGCGGTCTCTCTGACAACACGGTCCTCGCCTACGGGACCGACCTCCGTCAATTCAGCGAGTGGTTCGTTGAGCACGGCCCCCCGGTCCTGCAGCAGACCTCGATCGGCACGCTCACGAGCTGGCTGGAATCTCTTCGGGACAAGGGGCTCGCTGCGACCTCAATGGCCCGCAAGCTCGTCGCCGTCAAAATGTTCTTCCGCTATCTGATGCTCGAAGGGGTGATCCAGGAGAGCGTCGCCGACCTCGTCAACTCCCCCAAGCTCTGGCAGCATCTCCCCAAAGTTCTCAGCCCGGATATGGTCAACCGCCTCATCGCTGCTCCGGGACGCGACGACCGCTGGCACCTCCGCGACCGCGCCCTGCTCTGTCTGCTCTACGCCACCGGCTGCCGGGCTTCGGAAATCTGCGGCCTCACCATCGGCGACATCCACCTCGACGAGGGCTACTGCCGCTGTCTCGGCAAGGGGAACAAGGAGCGGATCGTCTCGCTGAATCCCGTCGCCGTCGTCGCCATCCAGGCCTACCTCGAGCACGAACGCCCGAAGCTCGCCGTCGCCGTCAACGATGGTTCACTGCTCCTTTCCAGTCGCGGCCGGACCCTCTCGCGCATTGAAGTCTGGAAGCTGGTCAAGCGTTACGCCGGGCGGATCGGCGCCAGCCGCGAGGTCAGCCCGCACACGCTCCGCCACAGCTTCGCAACGCACATGCTCGCCGGGGGCGCGGAGATTCGCGCCCTCCAGGAGTTGCTCGGCCACGCCAGCATCCGCACCACGCAGATCTACACCCACGTCGAACACAGCCGCCTCAAAACCATCCACGAAAACTGCCACCCCCGCGGCTAG
- a CDS encoding IS5 family transposase translates to MDQGPSGRRWRPTRSGGKKEDADRRRGVGRSRGGLNTKIHAAVEKNGHLAAMHLSPGQDGDGPHGRALLESFEPGQIEHVIADTAYDGDETRDQIRKLQAKACIKPHKNRKTRKRYDKQRYKHRNQVERFFNRIKQFRRVATRYEKTLENFAGFVWLAALMVDVL, encoded by the coding sequence ATCGATCAAGGTCCATCTGGCCGCCGTTGGCGGCCGACGCGAAGCGGAGGAAAAAAAGAAGACGCGGACCGCCGTCGCGGCGTTGGCCGCTCTCGCGGAGGTCTGAACACCAAAATCCACGCGGCGGTGGAAAAGAACGGACATCTGGCGGCCATGCACCTGAGTCCCGGGCAGGACGGAGACGGCCCTCATGGCCGCGCGCTGCTCGAATCGTTCGAACCCGGACAAATCGAACACGTGATCGCAGATACGGCCTACGACGGAGATGAAACGCGAGACCAGATCCGGAAACTGCAGGCGAAAGCCTGCATCAAGCCCCACAAGAACCGCAAGACCAGGAAGCGCTACGACAAGCAGCGCTACAAACACCGCAACCAGGTGGAACGCTTCTTCAACCGCATCAAACAGTTTCGCCGCGTGGCCACACGTTACGAAAAGACCCTCGAAAACTTCGCCGGCTTCGTCTGGCTGGCGGCGCTCATGGTCGATGTCCTATGA
- a CDS encoding IS5 family transposase, protein MEDLAVPPRHALTDEQWDRIRNLLPGKPGDPGRSGEDNRLFVDAVLYVAKTGVPWRDLPERFGNWNSVWRRFDRWCENGVWEAVVRELGELDLEELQLDSTSIKVHLAAVGGRREAEEKKKTRTAVAALAALAEV, encoded by the coding sequence ATGGAGGACCTCGCAGTGCCGCCGCGACATGCTCTCACGGATGAACAATGGGATCGTATCCGGAATTTGCTTCCTGGAAAGCCGGGCGATCCCGGCCGGTCCGGGGAGGACAATCGGCTGTTCGTGGACGCCGTTTTGTACGTGGCCAAAACGGGAGTGCCCTGGCGCGATCTGCCGGAGCGTTTTGGCAACTGGAACTCCGTCTGGCGGCGGTTTGATCGCTGGTGCGAGAACGGGGTCTGGGAGGCCGTCGTCCGGGAGCTCGGCGAACTCGATCTTGAGGAACTGCAACTCGATTCGACATCGATCAAGGTCCATCTGGCCGCCGTTGGCGGCCGACGCGAAGCGGAGGAAAAAAAGAAGACGCGGACCGCCGTCGCGGCGTTGGCCGCTCTCGCGGAGGTCTGA
- a CDS encoding SulP family inorganic anion transporter, giving the protein MFPTNDPSAAASGAGTFRADLLASVVVFLVALPLCMGIAIASGTPVAAGLITGIIGGIVVGALAGCPLQVSGPAAGLTVIVFEIVERLGLEILGLVVIVAGLVQLSAGIGRLGQWFRAVSPAVIKGMLAGIGFLILGGQFHVMLDEKPPGGGARNLQDIPAAVSRAIGRANFSGMSTWPAKRDALQELRGLLLEQQQICLDANDQDADRTVLTAQQWQLAERVRKWAVSVESIAQPELTAAARQAAESFAAAVERLETEGESPDEACGAAADALIRVQHILKHPELAGGLGLLTIVVILLWQELAPRRLKVFPPALIAVIVTSVTAGLLFLPVFYVDVPARLWDDIHWPTWNLIREAPWPLVLQYGLLTGIVASAETLLSAAAVDQMQTGPRTRFDQELMAHGIGNMLCGLVGALPMTGVIVRSSANVQAGARTRRSTMLHGLWLLVCVAGLASLLRQIPTSCLAAILVYTGYKLVDIKAVRELRNYGWGEVAIYATTIAVIVFEDLLAGVIVGVILSAAKIFYTFSRLQCVLRTDSATRTARLELQGAATFVRLPTLAAQLERVPTGYELHVDFSRLDFIDHACLDLLMSWGAGQKAAGGALILDWESLHGRFRRDTPEAKPSQVDGP; this is encoded by the coding sequence ATGTTTCCGACGAATGATCCCTCGGCGGCCGCCAGTGGCGCGGGAACCTTCCGGGCCGACCTGCTGGCCTCGGTGGTGGTCTTTCTGGTGGCGCTCCCCCTCTGCATGGGTATCGCCATCGCCTCGGGGACGCCCGTCGCCGCCGGATTGATCACGGGAATCATTGGCGGCATCGTCGTCGGCGCCCTGGCCGGCTGTCCCCTGCAGGTCAGCGGGCCGGCCGCCGGCCTGACCGTCATCGTCTTCGAGATCGTCGAACGCCTCGGCCTCGAAATCCTCGGGCTGGTGGTGATCGTGGCGGGGCTCGTCCAGCTCTCAGCCGGGATCGGCAGACTGGGCCAGTGGTTTCGCGCGGTTTCCCCGGCGGTCATCAAGGGGATGCTCGCCGGTATCGGGTTTCTGATTCTCGGCGGCCAGTTTCATGTGATGCTCGACGAAAAACCGCCCGGCGGCGGCGCCCGGAATCTGCAGGACATTCCCGCGGCCGTTTCCCGGGCCATCGGTCGAGCGAACTTCTCCGGGATGTCGACCTGGCCGGCGAAGCGCGACGCCCTGCAGGAATTACGCGGGCTGCTGCTGGAACAGCAGCAGATCTGCCTGGACGCGAACGACCAGGACGCCGATCGAACGGTCCTGACCGCGCAACAGTGGCAGCTTGCCGAACGAGTTCGAAAGTGGGCGGTAAGCGTCGAATCCATCGCTCAGCCCGAGCTGACCGCCGCCGCCCGGCAGGCGGCGGAATCCTTCGCGGCTGCTGTCGAGAGGCTCGAAACAGAGGGGGAGTCGCCGGATGAGGCCTGTGGAGCCGCAGCCGATGCACTGATCCGCGTTCAACATATCCTCAAACATCCGGAACTGGCCGGAGGTCTGGGGCTGCTGACCATCGTCGTCATTCTCCTCTGGCAGGAACTGGCCCCCCGACGGCTGAAAGTCTTTCCTCCCGCTCTGATCGCAGTGATTGTCACTTCCGTCACGGCGGGACTGCTGTTTCTTCCGGTCTTTTATGTCGACGTACCGGCGCGACTGTGGGACGACATTCACTGGCCCACCTGGAATCTCATTCGAGAAGCTCCGTGGCCACTGGTGCTGCAGTACGGGCTGCTCACGGGGATCGTCGCCAGCGCGGAGACGCTCCTCAGCGCCGCCGCCGTCGACCAGATGCAGACCGGGCCGCGGACGCGTTTCGATCAAGAGCTCATGGCCCACGGCATCGGCAACATGCTCTGCGGCCTGGTCGGCGCCCTCCCGATGACCGGCGTGATCGTCCGCAGCTCCGCCAACGTCCAGGCCGGCGCACGCACTCGCAGGTCGACCATGCTGCACGGACTCTGGCTCCTGGTCTGCGTGGCGGGGCTGGCCAGCCTGCTGCGGCAGATTCCGACCAGTTGCCTCGCCGCCATCCTCGTTTACACCGGCTACAAGCTGGTCGACATCAAGGCCGTCCGCGAGCTCCGCAACTACGGCTGGGGAGAAGTCGCCATCTATGCCACCACCATCGCCGTGATCGTCTTCGAGGACCTCCTGGCGGGCGTGATTGTCGGCGTGATCCTCTCGGCCGCAAAAATCTTTTACACCTTCTCGCGACTGCAGTGCGTTCTGCGGACGGATTCCGCGACCCGCACGGCGCGACTGGAGCTGCAGGGGGCGGCGACGTTCGTCCGGCTGCCGACCCTGGCGGCCCAGCTCGAACGCGTCCCGACCGGCTACGAGCTGCACGTCGACTTCTCCCGGCTCGACTTCATCGATCACGCCTGCCTGGACCTGCTGATGTCCTGGGGGGCGGGGCAGAAGGCCGCCGGCGGCGCTCTGATCCTCGACTGGGAATCACTGCACGGCCGATTTCGACGCGACACGCCTGAGGCAAAGCCGTCGCAGGTCGATGGGCCATAG
- a CDS encoding DUF1501 domain-containing protein: MLTLTADGRRLCDGVSRREWLRAGSLGLGGLSSPALLQRRASAGADDRRGAAKSVIVLFISGGMPQHETFDPKPEAPREIRGDFGAIATQTPGLFLGELLPKMSQLTDRMAIIRTMVTGDNAHSTSGYQMLTGMPHVPLNRENAGPGKPNDWPSLNALVQALRPPVAGLPASISLPRRLANNNGQDPWPGTEGGILGRKLDPWFLECDPAEAGFTVPGGELLEGMVPARLDRRLPLLDQLRSPLDRLQQQAEISSYSNYQQQAIDLIAGGGAREAFDLGRESDATRDRYTRTTYGQSVLLARRLIEAGVSLVQVQSVSADKKRPNGGGWDTHERHSESVKGWLLPTLDEVYSALILDLEERGLLSETLVCLVTEFGHTPKFNARKGRDHWGRVFSIALAGGGIRGGVVHGTSDWHAAEPLDGVVRPSDYLATVFHCLGFAPETIVHDVEGRPMPISRGSVIEPVLA, translated from the coding sequence ATGTTGACTCTGACGGCGGATGGACGACGACTGTGTGACGGGGTTTCCCGCAGGGAGTGGCTCCGCGCCGGGAGTCTGGGGCTGGGCGGACTGAGTTCGCCGGCACTGCTCCAGCGGCGGGCTTCCGCCGGGGCTGACGATCGACGCGGGGCGGCGAAGTCGGTCATCGTGCTGTTCATATCCGGAGGAATGCCGCAGCACGAAACATTCGATCCCAAACCGGAGGCGCCGCGCGAAATCCGCGGGGATTTCGGCGCGATCGCGACCCAGACGCCGGGGCTGTTCCTCGGCGAACTGCTGCCGAAGATGTCACAGCTCACCGACCGGATGGCGATCATCCGCACGATGGTCACAGGCGATAACGCCCATTCCACCAGCGGTTACCAGATGCTGACCGGCATGCCGCACGTGCCGCTCAACCGCGAGAATGCCGGTCCCGGCAAGCCCAACGACTGGCCATCGCTGAACGCGCTGGTGCAGGCGTTGCGGCCGCCGGTGGCGGGGCTGCCGGCCTCGATCTCGCTGCCGAGACGACTGGCGAACAACAACGGCCAGGATCCGTGGCCCGGGACCGAAGGCGGGATCCTCGGGCGGAAACTCGATCCGTGGTTCCTGGAATGCGACCCCGCCGAAGCGGGCTTCACAGTCCCCGGCGGGGAACTGCTCGAAGGAATGGTCCCGGCGCGACTCGACCGGCGACTGCCACTACTGGACCAGCTCCGCAGCCCGCTCGACCGGCTGCAACAACAGGCGGAAATCTCCAGTTACAGCAACTATCAGCAGCAGGCGATCGACCTGATTGCGGGCGGCGGAGCGCGCGAGGCGTTCGACCTTGGCCGGGAATCGGACGCCACGCGCGACCGCTACACCCGGACCACATACGGCCAGAGCGTGCTCCTGGCCCGGCGGCTGATTGAAGCGGGCGTCTCGCTGGTGCAGGTGCAATCGGTCAGTGCGGACAAGAAACGACCCAATGGCGGCGGCTGGGACACGCACGAGAGGCACAGTGAAAGCGTGAAGGGCTGGCTGCTGCCGACCCTCGACGAAGTCTATAGCGCGCTGATCCTCGATCTCGAAGAGCGGGGGCTGCTGAGCGAGACGCTGGTCTGCCTGGTGACCGAATTCGGGCATACGCCGAAGTTCAACGCCCGCAAAGGCCGGGATCACTGGGGCCGGGTCTTCTCGATCGCCCTCGCCGGCGGCGGCATCCGGGGCGGCGTGGTCCATGGAACCTCCGATTGGCATGCCGCCGAGCCGCTGGACGGAGTCGTCCGTCCCAGCGATTACCTGGCGACCGTGTTTCATTGCCTGGGTTTTGCGCCGGAGACGATCGTGCACGACGTCGAGGGTCGCCCGATGCCGATCAGCCGGGGAAGCGTGATCGAGCCGGTGCTGGCGTAA
- a CDS encoding DUF1559 domain-containing protein, with translation MVRKRGFTLIELLVVIAIIAILIALLLPAVQQAREAARRTQCKNNLKQIGLALHNYESTFTVFPPGDVSVNYGAGEIPQASTHAYILPYLDGGNNYNTFNFNFQVNGNNNNANARVQNIPSYHCPSEIGPITNNVAGLILAASTNYVQCLGSIATQMPTSPTPYHGVFFRNSSTRIGHITDGTSNTAMFGEIKKGPNNPVNPGGSFLVVPAGDPRDFLVATNYGSAFTSAEQLAAPTACENRAGNAWAYRGLQYYRGLLVATYYTHTLTPNARLRDCITTLPTSTFNGHLATRSYHVGGSHVVMADGSVRFASENVDGNIWRAVGSTRNGEVVGEF, from the coding sequence GTGGTTCGGAAACGTGGCTTTACGCTGATTGAACTGCTCGTCGTCATTGCCATTATTGCGATTCTAATTGCCCTGCTTTTGCCGGCCGTGCAGCAGGCCCGCGAAGCGGCCCGGCGCACGCAGTGCAAGAACAATCTCAAGCAGATTGGCTTGGCGCTGCACAATTACGAGTCGACATTCACCGTCTTCCCGCCGGGGGACGTCTCGGTCAATTATGGTGCTGGCGAGATTCCTCAAGCGTCGACGCACGCGTATATCCTGCCGTACCTGGACGGCGGAAATAACTACAACACGTTTAACTTCAACTTCCAGGTCAACGGCAACAACAACAACGCGAACGCCCGTGTGCAGAATATTCCGTCGTACCATTGCCCGTCCGAAATCGGACCGATCACGAACAACGTCGCCGGACTCATTCTCGCCGCCAGCACGAATTACGTGCAGTGCCTCGGTTCGATCGCCACTCAGATGCCAACCTCTCCGACGCCGTACCACGGCGTGTTCTTCCGGAACTCCAGCACACGCATTGGACACATTACCGACGGCACGTCAAATACTGCCATGTTCGGCGAAATCAAAAAGGGGCCGAACAATCCCGTCAATCCCGGCGGTTCGTTTCTTGTGGTGCCCGCCGGCGATCCGCGAGATTTTCTGGTGGCGACCAACTACGGGTCGGCATTTACGTCAGCCGAACAACTCGCGGCGCCGACCGCCTGCGAAAACCGCGCCGGCAATGCCTGGGCCTATCGCGGCCTGCAGTACTATCGCGGCCTGCTGGTGGCGACGTACTACACGCATACGCTGACGCCCAATGCGCGTCTGCGAGATTGCATTACGACCCTTCCAACGTCGACGTTCAATGGTCACCTGGCGACCCGCAGCTATCACGTCGGGGGATCGCACGTGGTCATGGCCGACGGCTCCGTTCGCTTCGCCAGCGAGAACGTCGACGGCAATATCTGGCGGGCCGTGGGTTCCACACGCAACGGCGAAGTCGTCGGCGAGTTCTAA
- a CDS encoding endonuclease/exonuclease/phosphatase family protein, which yields MPRLRRLSVVFRANMPLALTAVLVLSVCEYASTAEPDSSRLRVLCYNIHHGEGTDGKVALPRLAEVILGARPDLVALQEVDNRTDRTGGVDQTAELARLTGLHGRFCKQIDYEGGEYGQAVLSRFPLSEPTIHWLPGMPERERRIAAEVQFEAAGQKFSLVTTHLHHNQEQLRQQQAAKLNEIFAGSDRPVILAGDLNANPDSEPLRILSQEWLVATSDRPLATYPSGEPANQIDYILARPRGRFRVISVEVLPEPVASDHRPVLAVIELR from the coding sequence ATGCCACGACTTCGCCGGTTGTCCGTCGTATTCCGCGCGAACATGCCGTTGGCTCTGACAGCCGTCCTGGTTCTGTCGGTCTGCGAATACGCCAGCACCGCCGAACCCGACTCCAGTCGGCTCCGAGTCCTCTGCTACAACATCCACCACGGCGAAGGAACCGACGGTAAGGTCGCCCTGCCGCGCCTGGCAGAAGTCATCCTCGGGGCTCGACCAGATCTGGTCGCATTGCAGGAAGTCGACAATCGGACGGATCGCACCGGCGGCGTCGACCAGACCGCAGAATTGGCCCGGCTCACGGGCCTTCACGGCCGATTCTGCAAACAGATTGACTACGAAGGGGGCGAGTACGGCCAGGCCGTCCTTTCCCGCTTCCCGCTGTCGGAGCCCACGATCCACTGGCTCCCCGGCATGCCGGAGCGCGAACGCCGGATCGCTGCCGAGGTCCAGTTCGAGGCAGCCGGACAGAAATTCTCGCTGGTCACCACGCACCTGCACCACAACCAGGAGCAGTTACGCCAGCAGCAAGCTGCGAAGCTCAACGAGATCTTCGCGGGTTCAGATCGTCCGGTCATTCTGGCGGGCGATCTGAATGCTAATCCGGACAGCGAGCCGCTCCGGATTCTGTCGCAGGAATGGCTGGTTGCAACGTCCGATCGGCCGCTTGCAACCTACCCGTCTGGCGAACCCGCGAACCAGATCGATTATATCCTCGCTCGTCCCCGCGGACGTTTCCGGGTGATCTCAGTTGAGGTTCTGCCGGAGCCCGTGGCCTCCGACCATCGCCCTGTCCTGGCTGTCATCGAACTACGTTGA
- a CDS encoding DUF1559 domain-containing protein yields MHRPRRPGFTLIELLVVIAIIAILIALLLPAVQQAREAARRTQCRNHLKQIGLALHNYNETFNSFPTAVMYAYNAGAAASPSWRPRNHTWIAAILPYVDQGPLYNQISFSLPAYGQILQQGAVSGQQLQSQLLAEFLCPSDPGSGSPAASNGFAWTDYVVNEGYDWLDRRYAPLGGPFGVDYYCRIGDVVDGTSNTIFAGEATSMGFTGGFQRMGGGHRITDGIAATVMRASLVGTVTSGAPQSWGYPEPDGTPASGNWWSQSFAPTNPRVFRPTYHYSGCLNGEWQGPNSLHTGGGHFLMGDGSVKFLTSNMQYVVESTLSPPNSRGGGVWGALNTHAGGEPVGDF; encoded by the coding sequence ATGCATCGCCCCAGACGCCCTGGGTTTACGTTGATCGAACTGCTGGTCGTGATCGCCATCATCGCGATCCTGATTGCCCTGCTGCTCCCGGCCGTCCAGCAGGCCCGCGAGGCCGCCCGGCGGACGCAATGTCGGAACCATCTGAAACAGATCGGCCTGGCGCTGCATAATTACAACGAAACATTCAATTCGTTTCCGACTGCGGTGATGTACGCGTACAACGCGGGCGCGGCGGCCTCACCGTCGTGGCGTCCGCGGAATCACACCTGGATTGCGGCGATTCTGCCGTATGTCGATCAGGGGCCGCTTTACAACCAGATCAGTTTTTCATTGCCGGCCTACGGACAGATCCTGCAGCAGGGAGCGGTCTCCGGGCAGCAATTGCAGTCTCAGTTGCTGGCGGAGTTTCTGTGCCCGTCGGATCCGGGTTCGGGATCCCCCGCAGCCAGCAACGGGTTCGCCTGGACCGACTATGTGGTCAACGAAGGATACGACTGGCTGGATCGTCGCTATGCGCCGCTCGGCGGCCCGTTCGGCGTCGATTACTACTGCAGGATCGGGGACGTTGTCGACGGTACGTCGAACACGATCTTCGCCGGCGAGGCGACGTCGATGGGGTTCACGGGTGGTTTTCAACGCATGGGGGGCGGTCATCGGATCACAGACGGTATCGCGGCCACTGTGATGCGGGCTTCTCTGGTGGGAACGGTGACCTCCGGTGCGCCGCAGAGCTGGGGGTATCCGGAACCCGATGGGACGCCCGCAAGCGGCAACTGGTGGAGCCAGTCATTTGCCCCGACCAATCCGAGGGTCTTCCGGCCGACGTATCACTACTCGGGCTGCCTCAACGGCGAGTGGCAGGGACCCAACAGCCTGCATACGGGGGGCGGGCATTTCCTGATGGGGGATGGTTCCGTGAAATTCCTGACGTCGAACATGCAGTACGTAGTGGAGTCCACTCTGTCGCCGCCGAACAGCCGGGGCGGCGGCGTGTGGGGCGCCTTGAATACTCACGCCGGCGGAGAGCCGGTGGGAGATTTCTAA
- a CDS encoding PHP domain-containing protein, whose protein sequence is MSRLLLVTILALISVSRATAEDALDRFAPERLAAMHEAVEALKSQRVEIPRTGPLREYRANLHVHSLLSHDSRGKIEDIVAAAKSVGTQILMFTDHTAATYDSFDDGHQGLRDGVLLIPGAEAKGLLVFPRESFRKFEASPVQDFSDVVRSRGGLTFVSHLEERMDWQLTGITGNEIYNTHADFKEEKRLIAAMRNPLWLVTASGLIRKYPQEAYSALHDYPADYLKRWDQLCQLAPHTGVSANDAHQNVGLVIRKIDGDKVRVEDPLGEKLIELPAAAVQPLLATLPPSDAGADPSILFKLQLDPYANALRHVATHVLMPELTQPALWEALEAGRAFVAFDWLADSTGFDAAVFAGDARHELGSRPAWSDGLHLQARAPLPGHWKLIRNGEQVAEGTGRAFEQAIAEPGIYRLELWLDVAGAERIWVLGNPWFVGAE, encoded by the coding sequence ATGTCACGTCTGCTCCTGGTCACCATTCTTGCGCTGATTTCCGTCTCCCGCGCAACTGCCGAGGACGCCCTCGACCGCTTCGCCCCTGAACGTCTCGCCGCCATGCACGAGGCGGTCGAAGCCCTGAAGTCTCAGCGAGTCGAAATCCCCCGCACCGGCCCGCTCCGCGAGTACCGGGCCAATCTTCACGTCCACTCCCTCCTGTCGCACGACAGCCGCGGGAAGATCGAAGACATCGTCGCCGCCGCGAAATCGGTCGGGACGCAGATCCTGATGTTCACGGACCACACCGCCGCGACGTACGACAGCTTCGACGACGGGCATCAGGGGCTGCGCGATGGCGTCCTGCTGATTCCCGGGGCCGAGGCCAAGGGGCTGCTGGTCTTCCCCCGCGAGAGTTTCCGCAAGTTTGAAGCCAGCCCCGTCCAGGACTTCTCGGACGTCGTCCGCAGCCGGGGGGGCCTGACGTTCGTCTCGCACCTCGAAGAGCGGATGGACTGGCAGCTTACGGGCATCACGGGCAACGAGATCTATAACACGCACGCCGACTTCAAAGAAGAAAAGCGGCTGATCGCCGCCATGAGGAATCCCCTCTGGCTCGTCACCGCCTCCGGGCTGATCCGCAAGTATCCGCAGGAGGCTTATTCCGCCCTGCACGACTACCCCGCCGACTATCTCAAGCGCTGGGACCAGCTCTGCCAGCTCGCCCCGCACACCGGCGTCTCCGCGAACGACGCCCACCAGAACGTCGGACTCGTTATCCGCAAGATTGATGGAGACAAAGTCCGCGTCGAAGATCCCCTCGGCGAGAAACTGATCGAACTCCCCGCCGCCGCCGTCCAGCCTCTGCTCGCCACGCTCCCCCCGTCCGATGCCGGCGCCGACCCGTCAATCCTGTTCAAGCTGCAGCTCGACCCATACGCCAACGCTCTCCGCCACGTGGCCACGCATGTGCTGATGCCGGAACTGACGCAGCCCGCCCTGTGGGAGGCCCTGGAAGCCGGCCGGGCGTTCGTCGCCTTCGACTGGCTCGCGGATTCCACCGGCTTCGACGCCGCGGTGTTCGCGGGAGACGCCCGCCACGAACTGGGGAGCCGCCCGGCGTGGTCCGACGGCCTGCACCTCCAAGCCCGGGCCCCGCTGCCCGGTCACTGGAAACTGATCCGCAACGGCGAGCAAGTCGCCGAGGGAACTGGCCGGGCCTTCGAGCAGGCCATCGCCGAACCGGGCATTTACCGGCTGGAGCTGTGGCTGGATGTCGCCGGGGCGGAGCGGATCTGGGTGCTGGGGAATCCGTGGTTTGTGGGGGCGGAGTAG